The sequence ATTCATTCAAAATCTTTTCTCTTCAATATCCATTCATCGATATCACAAGTACGGAAGATCTCGAAAAAGCAAATCTCCACCTTCTTAATCTCGAAAGACCAGAATTTGGAAAGTCGATTTTTCTCGAAAATATCTGAGAATATGCACTTCACGTTGGCATTCCACAGAAGGCTATCCAACCTATCATGGATTATACAAACGATGATTCCGATGAGGCATTGAAGATAAATACAGGTGACAGAAAACGGTTTTCGAGTCGAGAAAAATTCGAAAGCTGGTATTATGATACGGGACGATATGTTTTTAGTCTTCTGGAAAAAGATGGATCTATCGCAGGAATATGGTTCGGTAGACCATCTGAACCACCAGAATTTGGGGAAGTGGAAAATATCGAACTTGCTGAAACGATCGAAAAAAATAGTGATAAAATCCATACAGGATGAATTCGTCTCTATCCAAATGCTCGAGGAAAAGGACTCGCAACACCACTTATTACCCGAAGTACTTTTTATTACAGAAATATTTATCCTGATGCTTATATGTCTATAGACATCGATGAAGAGAATATTCCTTCACAAAAAGCATATCTGAGATCATGATATCTTTATGTGTGACTCGGGGAAAACCGGAAAACTATTGATAAGAATCCTCGAAAAAGAAGAGTATATCTCGAGCTACCGAATAACTAATCTTCCAGAACAATATCAACCCCATCGAGATCAGAAAAAACACTGAGCAAACGATAATAATCACTCATTTCGTCACTTTCATCATGATTTTGTTCGAGTGTATGTTTAAGTTTTCGTTTTTCATGAATCACAATCTTCTCAAGTGACACTTCAGAGAGCACGTCATAGAGCGCATCCAGATTTCTCGAATAGAGCACTACTCACCGCCCATCAAGATATGATTCTACTGCAAGGTAAATATCATCGAGAGATTGGACTTCTTGTCCATGTATGGAAAGTGTATTTGACATAGCGATATCATAGAGAAAAATTTGCTTTTTGCAAAATAAACATATAATCCACGAGTCCAAATATCACGTGAAATGTGGGAGTTCCTACGGTTTTCCTGGTCAGAAAGCTCAGAAAGAACGGTTGGACCAAATTTATTTTTTCACGTTTTTTACTATGTCAAAAACTCACGGAAAGAAGTACAACCAAGCGGTTGCACTCGTCGAAAAAGATCGCGCATACTCAGTAGATGAAGCTGTAGAGCTTCTTGAGCGCACAAACACTGTAAAGTTTGACCCTACAATCGAGCTCCACTTCAATCTCGGAATCGATCCACGTCAAGCTGATCAGCTCGTTCGTTCTACTCTCTCACTTCCTCACGGAACTGGTAAGACAAAACGAATTGGTGCCTTCACTGATCTCGGAAATGAAGCTGAACTCAAAGCTCTTGGTGTTACTGTAGCAGGAAACGAAGATCTCATCGACTCTGTTCTTCAGGGAAAGGTGGAATTCGACATCGCTATCGCAACAACAGGAATGATGAAGAAAATGGGTAAGGTAGCGAAAGTTCTCGGTCCAAAGGGTCTCATGCCAAATCCAAAGGCTGGAACTGTTGGTGACGATCTCATTGCTATCGCAAAGGAACTTATGGCTGGACGTTTCGAATTCAAGAACGACAAGCAGGGAAATGTTCATTCTCTTGCAGGAAAACTCTCATTCGGAAATAAGAAACTCAAGGAGAATATTGAATTTTTCGTGAAGACTGTTAAGGGTTCTCGCCCTGCTGGTCTCAAGGGAAGTGCATCATTCATCAAGAGTGTCTATGTCTGTAACGCTATGGGTCCTGGTATCAAGCTCGATATCAGCAACATCTAATCGCAATCAAAATCCAATTCCCTATTCAGAAATGAATGGGGAATTTTTTGTTATTGATTTTTCCTATCTTTTCCATACCCTTCTCTTATAGAAAACATCGAAAATAATCATCACCTCCTAACTCATGGAAACAGACAAAAAACTCGCCATACTCATCGACGGTGACAATATCCCATCAGCATATGTGAAGGAAATGATGGAAGAGATTGCGAAGTATGGGAATCCTACAATTAAGCGTATATATGGTGATTGGACACGTCCTGGACTCACGAAGTGGAAAGATATCCTCCTTGAACACGCCATCACGCCGATTCAGCAATATGGATATACCCAAGGGAAAAATGCAACCGATTCCGCGATGATCATCGATGCCATGGATATTCTCTACTCCATGAAGGTAGATGGATTTTGTCTTGTATCGAGTGATAGTGACTTTACTCGTCTTGCGACACGGCTCCGTGAAGCAGGAATGGCGGTGTACGGAATGGGTGAGAAGAAAACTCCGAAACCATTTATCGTCGCCTGTGACAAGTTCATCTATATAGAGATCCTCAAGAAGCAGCCAGAAAAATCTACAATAATCACACCCGAGAAGAAAGGGAAAAAGTGAGAAAAAATTATTCCTTTTTCTGAACTCACTCCCCTTCTCGACACTATCACGCCAGAGGTTATCGAACTGATTCAGAATACCATTTCGGATCTTGCCGATGATGATGGATGGGCATTCCTCGGTGATGTTGGTGGACTTCTCCAGAAAAAACAACCGAACTTTGATCCTCGAAATTTCGGATTCAATAAACTCACCCCCCTTCTTGCCTCGACAGGAAAATTCGAAATTGTGGAACGAAATGATGGAGGAAAAGGCAGATATAAGCTCATCTATGTGAAAAATACCCTGGCGTAATTTGGAGAAACTACATTAACCATATTTCTAAATACCAAATAAAATTACCTAATAACACACGGTTACCCATTATTGATTATTATTTTTCAAGTTGATATATCATATTGTGACCTCGTACTCGTAACTTCATTTTCACCAAATAATCTAAATATTTTAATGATGTCTCAAATATCGATTTGATAAATTCGTTCATAAATTTTACGATCGGAAGCAACACAAATATATTTCAATCATCTTCACTCTTTAATACCAAAAAATAATTGAGAATGAACGAATTGATGAGTAATTTCTTTAATATCTAGATTCTCAATATTGGGACTTTCAAAATCATATTCAGCATTACTTCATATTGGTAGCATAAGTTTCTTCTTTCATATAAACTTAAATGATTTAACTTCAATATTTAAGCCTCTTAAATCGTCCGTAATTTTATATCTTGATTCAATTAGCTTTCTAATAAAATAAAATCATATAAAAACATTTCTCTCAAGTTGATAATTCCAATTTGAGTAACATAAATATCTTCAAGAGAATTTTTCCATCTCTTTTGCTAGATTCATCAATTCATTTTTTGGATAACGAGATTCGTAGAACATAATAAAGAATATATTACCCCCTCCCCCGAAACGCCGAAAGAAGCGTAATCTCATCCGCATATTCGATACTTCCCGCATGAGGAAGTCACTTCGAGAGGCGGGTGATTTTTATATCCCGTGGCATATGTTCGATAGCATAGAGTGCTGTCGCCTCCCCTTCTATGTTCGGATTCATCGCGAGAATCACTTCTGTCATCTCAGGACTTTCTCCGATTCGAGCAAATAGGGATTTGTAGTTGAGCTTATCTGGAAGAACTCCAGCAATCGGAGACACCACACCGCCAAGGATATGATACCGACCACGATAGACGCCCGTGCGTTCGATCGAGAGCATATCGAGATAATCCTCGACCACACAGAGAATATGTTCGTCTCGCTTATGATCAGCACAGATACTACAGATAGGATGTTCAATATCTGTCATCCCATGGCAGATTTCACACTCTCGGACTTTCTCATGAACATCATTCAGTGCTTTTGCAAAATTCTTCACATAGGCACTATTCGCCTTCAGCAAAAAAAACGCGAGCTTTGCCGCGGTTTTTTCTCCAATTCCTGGAAGATAGTGAATCATGTCAATAAGGCGCTTGAGTGCTTCGGGCATTGAAGAATAATGAGTAACTAGTCACTTGCAATTAGTAGTTTTATCCTACTAATAACCAATAACTAATAACTAATACTACCCTATTCATTCATAGATACTGCTGTATTTTTCATCACGAGAAATGTTGGCTGCTCGACATTTTCCATGGAAGCAATAACTGGAGAATTCATGATTGTTTCCATAGATTGCCCTTCAGCAATACGAATATCAAGAAGATTTTCCTGGAATGCGAGTTCACGATTCTGAACCTGAAGCGTACGGATATTGTAACCTTTTGTTGCGTTCTCATTGAGAATCCAGACGTAGTAGATACCAAGAAGTGCAATCATCACAATAGCAAGAACATAGGTCTGCGTGAATGAGAGACGATAGTATTCACGCGCGGCTTTTCTCTCTGAGAAAAAAGGGATATGTCATTTTTTTGCTACGAGAACGTTTGCATTCATAGGAAACCTGGATTTTATGAACTGAGAACTTTTAGTAAATTCTTTCTATAACTCGCATCTTTGCACTACGACTTCGAGGATTTCGATCTATTTCAGCTTCTGTTGGGATGATTGGTTTTTTGGTATATTTTTTATATTTTGACTTCACCTGAATCTGTCACGTGACTTCATTGATCGTATCTTCGAGATATGGTGCGAAAATGTTTTTCACGAGACGATCTTCGAGCGAATGGAAAGTAATCACGAGGATTTTCCCGCCAACTGAGAGTAGATCAAGTGCTTGTTTGAGTGAAGACTCGATATTTTCGAATTCCTCATTCAGAGCGATACGAAGAGCCTGGAATACTCGAGTCGGCGATTTCTGATCAAAACTGGATTCTTCGATAATCTTCAAGAGTTTGAAGGTAGTATCGATAGTTTCGATTTTTCGTGCCTTTACGATTGCCTGAGCAATGAACCATGACTTCTTCTCTTCACCATACGTAGTGAAAATCCGAGCCAATTCTGGTGCATCGAGTGTCATGAGGATGTCAGTAACCGTTTTCCCACGAGTGCGATCGAACCGCATATCGAGCGGACCATCGAATCGAAAAGAGAAACCTCGATCCGCAACATCATAATGAACACTACTCACTCCAAGGTCATAGAGGATAAAGTCTATTTCCTGTATTCCCTTTTCTTCGAGTTTTTCCTGAAGAAAAGCAAAACTAGAATGAATATAGTGACTCTGGCAAACAGTTCCGAGACTTTCTATATGAGAACGTGCCAGCGAGAGATTCTCATTGTCTCGATCGAATCAGATGAAGATATCATCCGAACCGAGAGCACTCGCCATCATACCTGCATGTCACCCGAGTCACGTAGTAGCATCGACAACGATGTGTTTTTGTGTCTGAGAAAGGTAGATTTCTCGAACTTCCTCATAGAGGACAGGATCATGCAGTTGAGTCAAGGTATTTTTTGGTTCACTATACATCTCGAATTTAGTCCGATTTTTGCTTTTGTCAAAAGAAAACTTCGCATATCACAGAGAAGATTTATTGACGTATAAATTATTTATTATTTTATAATCTATTTTCTGACATTTTATTCACATATATTTCACAAAGAAATCACATCATGCATCATATGGAGAAAGAAAATTTCCTTCTTCATTTTTTGATTCTGGAAACATTATAGAAAATCCAAACAAAAAAATATTTGCGAAATATATTTCTAAGTCGTGAGAAAAATGTAAAAAAGTCTGTTTTTCTTTTTGAAAAAGAGCACTTTTTTCTATAATCGGCACATGTCATGATTCAAAACGAAAAAACTTCCTAAAAAGATACAGGAAAAGCCTCAAGAAGAGGAGAAACAAGAACAAAAAGAAACACAAGTTCCAAAAAAAAGACATATATCTCGGTGGATTATCGGGATTTCCCTGTTTCTCATTACTGGGCTTTTTGCCTTTGCCTACGTGATGAATTGGGCCAACCAAGATAACTCAAAGTTTGGTTCTGAAGCATTTCAGCCACTTATCGACAAAGCGATTATTTCTCTGAAAAAAGAAGGAACAACGAATATTCTGATCGCTGGTATTGGCGGACGTGGGCATGATGGAAGTGATCTCACGGATTCTATCATGCTCGCATCGCTCAATGGAGACGACAAAAAAGTAACACTTCTCTCCATTCCACGAGATCTCTATATTGCTTATCCAGGAGGGAAATGAGCTGGAAAAATCAATAGTCTCTATGCTATAGGAAAGTCTGATAAGGTAGGAGTCAAGTATCTCGCAGATAAAGTTTCTGAGATTACCGGACAACAGATTGATCATTATGTCGTTATTGATTTTTCTGGATTCAAAAAAATCATCGATATTCTCGGATGAATCATGATCGATGTTCCGGAAGATCTCGTGGATCGAGAATATCCCGATGATAACTGGGGTTATGAGACCCTCATAATACGAAAGTGACTTCAACTCATGGATGGAGATCTTGCTCTCAAATATGCACGAAGTCGCCATTCTACGAGTGATTTTGATCGATCGAATCGCCAACAACTCATCATCAAAGCAATCAAAGAAAAATTATTCGGTGCTGATACAATCACGAGTCCTGCAAAGATCAGTGATATATTTTCTGCCGTTATGGAAAATATCGATACCGATATGAGTCTCGCGAAAATGGCAGAAACAGCATATAGCTACAAATCAGTAAAAACAGAAAGTATAAAAATTCTTTCATTGAACGATGTGTGTATTTCTATAAAACAATGTCATATCGGTTCATATCTCTATACTCCAAGTCGTGACCTTTTCGGTGGCGCCTCGGTTCTGATTCCTGAGAATGCACGCGTGAATAAACTCAGTTATTATGATGATATTCGTCGGTTTGTGGATGTGACATTCCATTTTCCAGATCTCTCAGAAAGCCCAAATGAAGTCGTAATCGTGAGCTCAAAAGCAAATAGCAAAAAAGCTCAAGATATTGCCATGGGACTCGCGAAACTCGGAATTCCTCTTTCGACTCGAAATCCAACAATTATTGCAACGGGTAGTATCTCTCAGAGTCATATCAACATCTATTGGCACGAAGATGTCAAGGTGGGAATCAATCCAAAATCTACAACTGTTCAAGCACTCAAATATCTCGAAGAATCCCTTCCTCAAATTATTGTTCCACATAATGAGTATGTGACCAATGATGGTCCAAAAATCGAGATTGTTCTCGGAGATGATATAACATCCTATTTTCCTTTCGTAACTCCGGTATACTATATTCCTGCGCCACCACCGACAAGTACTTCTGGTGAGACTACTGTGGGAAGTGGGAATCCAAAAACAACTTCTCCAACGAAAACAACGACTTCCACGCAAATAAAAAACACTCAAACACCTCCAAAAACAACAATTCAAACACCTATAGATCAAACATCAAACACAACAATTCAACCATGACAGTGGGAAGATTTTGGAAATTAGAAAATTTTCATATACTTTTCTTGTAATTTTTCTCTATGATACAACATCCGAACTTTCGTAAGAAACACATAAAAAGCGGTTCTAAAAAGATGAAAATTCTTCGATGGATAGGCATATTTCTCATTATCAGCGTTATTGGGATATTTATCTTCTGGATGATGTTTCTCCGAAATATACCCTCTATCGAATCGCTCGCGCGCGGGGATTATTTTCGTGAGAGTACCATTATCTATGATAAAGATAAACAACCCATCTACACGCTCTATAAAAATGGAAAACGAACATATATCGAATATGATCAAATTTCCCAATACATAAAGGATGCTATTGTAGCTACAGAAGATAAAACATTTTTCACGAATCCATGAGTCGATATTCTCGGAATTATTCGTGCTGGAGGCAATTATATTCTCGGACGAACAGATAAAGTAAGTGGAACTTCGACTATTTCGCAACAACTCATACGTAATACACTTCTCACCCAAGAAAGATCCATAAAAAGAAAGATTCAGGAAGCATATCTTTCCTATAGACTGAATGAGCAATATTCGAAAGAAAAAATTCTCGAAATGTACTTGAATGCGTTTTCTTTCGGTTCGAATGCAAACGGAATCGAAGAAGCATCGAGAACCTATTTCGGAAAAAGTGCGAAAGACATTGGTCCACTCGGGGCGACCATCCTCGCCTCTCTGCCGAAGTGACCAACATATTATTCTCCATACAATCATCGTGATCGTCTCATGGGAAAAGTATATATTTATCCAGCTTCTGATCCGAACCAGATAACTCTTTTGGACACATGGGAAAAAAGAGATGAATACAAAAAATTCTATACTCCTTTTAAATCCTATCTCAGTGGAATAACGATAGAAGGAAAATGAGATAACGTCTCGATTTGTGGTATTAAGGAAGCTTATACACGAAATTCTCTCTATAAACCAAATAGTATTGGTTGTATCAATATTAGCCACGATGATCTTCTCGGATTTTTTGGTGATATCATTATCACTGATACCATCTCATCGGATTCTGGTAGCACAGAGAAATATTCACTCGAATATATTATCGGGCGAAAGGATTTTGTTGCTGGTCGAATGTTCGATGAATGAATGATTGATGGATTGACATTCAAAAAAATCATCTACGATGGACTCGAATTCGAATTCCAACGAAATCTCAGTGATATAAAATATCCGTATTTTGTCATGTACATCAAGGAATATCTCGAAGCAAAATATGGAAAAGATATCGATGTCACAAGCGGACTCAAGGTCTATACAACACTTGATTCCAAACTCCAAGACAAAGCCGAAGAACTCCTCAAGAAACAGGTAGAAATAAATAAGAAACAGTATGGCGCATCGAGTGCTGCCCTCGTGAGCATGGACAATAAAACAGGGAAACTCCTCACAATGGTCTGATGACCCGATTACAATGATGAGGATAATGGCGGAAATAATAATATGGTGCTTGCATCTCGCCAACCAGGATCATCCTTCAAACCAATTGTCTATTCTCTCGCGATTTCGAAGAATCCGATTGGACCTGAAAGCCCTGTTGCTGACGTAGAAACAAGCTTCTGAGCAAAATACAAACCGAATAACTATGATAATACTTTCATGGGTATCATGATGCTCAAGAATGCCCTTGCCTATTCACGAAATATTCCCGCAATCAAAATGTTCTATCTTGCTGGTGGAGAAGAAGAAATCATAAAATTCGCAAAGAGTATTGGTATTGGTACACTGAAAGAGAATTTCGGATATGGGGCACCGCTTGCGATTGGTGCTGGGGAAGTTCGTCCTATTGATATGCTTCAGGCATATAGTGTTTTTGCCAATCTCGGAATCAAACGAGATATCTACACTATAGAACGAATCGAAGATTCGAATGGTGATATCATCGAAGAAGTCAAAAAACCTATTGAG is a genomic window of Candidatus Gracilibacteria bacterium containing:
- a CDS encoding transglycosylase domain-containing protein, with the protein product MIQHPNFRKKHIKSGSKKMKILRWIGIFLIISVIGIFIFWMMFLRNIPSIESLARGDYFRESTIIYDKDKQPIYTLYKNGKRTYIEYDQISQYIKDAIVATEDKTFFTNPGVDILGIIRAGGNYILGRTDKVSGTSTISQQLIRNTLLTQERSIKRKIQEAYLSYRLNEQYSKEKILEMYLNAFSFGSNANGIEEASRTYFGKSAKDIGPLGATILASLPKGPTYYSPYNHRDRLMGKVYIYPASDPNQITLLDTWEKRDEYKKFYTPFKSYLSGITIEGKGDNVSICGIKEAYTRNSLYKPNSIGCINISHDDLLGFFGDIIITDTISSDSGSTEKYSLEYIIGRKDFVAGRMFDEGMIDGLTFKKIIYDGLEFEFQRNLSDIKYPYFVMYIKEYLEAKYGKDIDVTSGLKVYTTLDSKLQDKAEELLKKQVEINKKQYGASSAALVSMDNKTGKLLTMVGGPDYNDEDNGGNNNMVLASRQPGSSFKPIVYSLAISKNPIGPESPVADVETSFGAKYKPNNYDNTFMGIMMLKNALAYSRNIPAIKMFYLAGGEEEIIKFAKSIGIGTLKENFGYGAPLAIGAGEVRPIDMLQAYSVFANLGIKRDIYTIERIEDSNGDIIEEVKKPIEKEVFSPAASYIITKILSDNDARPESAFWRNALTIPGRVVAAKTGTSNKEITKDKILPRDLWTIGYTPQITTVVWAGNVNGKETKGTCDGLNCAANIWKGFMEFALKDLPKEDWKEPSGIYKYTITKASGKLATSTTPDSQKISTIMAVEMKEYDGGMKEERIDTLCNGPVSENTPEASIATMYIPSTKPIIDGYDPAWTAGFFTAAGTYSESGKIELSTTPCERPSGPGDISISLQTVGVNSGLENEGKKILEASWIGNRAIRHFTLRSGSEILSDVDYGTGGKANSTERTSMNLTNGDNTFTVELVDNFGYKYTESRTIKIGNSNTSSSQTNTNIDPQINTTNPRNSDSRISLYAGDSFNLRFSVTVGTESREISITLDDKTIQNATAGDVFVVPVSTSGFSVGNHTLKIKLIDGNLKTVERKIILSILAR
- the recR gene encoding recombination mediator RecR, which gives rise to MPEALKRLIDMIHYLPGIGEKTAAKLAFFLLKANSAYVKNFAKALNDVHEKVRECEICHGMTDIEHPICSICADHKRDEHILCVVEDYLDMLSIERTGVYRGRYHILGGVVSPIAGVLPDKLNYKSLFARIGESPEMTEVILAMNPNIEGEATALYAIEHMPRDIKITRLSKGLPHAGSIEYADEITLLSAFRGRG
- a CDS encoding barstar family protein, encoding MSNTLSIHGQEVQSLDDIYLAVESYLDGRGVVLYSRNLDALYDVLSEVSLEKIVIHEKRKLKHTLEQNHDESDEMSDYYRLLSVFSDLDGVDIVLED
- the rsmH gene encoding 16S rRNA (cytosine(1402)-N(4))-methyltransferase RsmH, which gives rise to MTQLHDPVLYEEVREIYLSQTQKHIVVDATTGLGGHAGMMASALGSDDIFIGFDRDNENLSLARSHIESLGTVCQSHYIHSSFAFLQEKLEEKGIQEIDFILYDLGVSSVHYDVADRGFSFRFDGPLDMRFDRTRGKTVTDILMTLDAPELARIFTTYGEEKKSWFIAQAIVKARKIETIDTTFKLLKIIEESSFDQKSPTRVFQALRIALNEEFENIESSLKQALDLLSVGGKILVITFHSLEDRLVKNIFAPYLEDTINEVTGQIQVKSKYKKYTKKPIIPTEAEIDRNPRSRSAKMRVIERIY
- a CDS encoding LCP family protein, which produces MSGFKTKKLPKKIQEKPQEEEKQEQKETQVPKKRHISRWIIGISLFLITGLFAFAYVMNWANQDNSKFGSEAFQPLIDKAIISLKKEGTTNILIAGIGGRGHDGSDLTDSIMLASLNGDDKKVTLLSIPRDLYIAYPGGKGAGKINSLYAIGKSDKVGVKYLADKVSEITGQQIDHYVVIDFSGFKKIIDILGGIMIDVPEDLVDREYPDDNWGYETLIIRKGLQLMDGDLALKYARSRHSTSDFDRSNRQQLIIKAIKEKLFGADTITSPAKISDIFSAVMENIDTDMSLAKMAETAYSYKSVKTESIKILSLNDVCISIKQCHIGSYLYTPSRDLFGGASVLIPENARVNKLSYYDDIRRFVDVTFHFPDLSESPNEVVIVSSKANSKKAQDIAMGLAKLGIPLSTRNPTIIATGSISQSHINIYWHEDVKVGINPKSTTVQALKYLEESLPQIIVPHNEYVTNDGPKIEIVLGDDITSYFPFVTPVYYIPAPPPTSTSGETTVGSGNPKTTSPTKTTTSTQIKNTQTPPKTTIQTPIDQTSNTTIQPGQWEDFGN
- a CDS encoding NYN domain-containing protein yields the protein METDKKLAILIDGDNIPSAYVKEMMEEIAKYGNPTIKRIYGDWTRPGLTKWKDILLEHAITPIQQYGYTQGKNATDSAMIIDAMDILYSMKVDGFCLVSSDSDFTRLATRLREAGMAVYGMGEKKTPKPFIVACDKFIYIEILKKQPEKSTIITPEKKGKKGEKIIPFSELTPLLDTITPEVIELIQNTISDLADDDGWAFLGDVGGLLQKKQPNFDPRNFGFNKLTPLLASTGKFEIVERNDGGKGRYKLIYVKNTLA
- the rplA gene encoding 50S ribosomal protein L1, with amino-acid sequence MSKTHGKKYNQAVALVEKDRAYSVDEAVELLERTNTVKFDPTIELHFNLGIDPRQADQLVRSTLSLPHGTGKTKRIGAFTDLGNEAELKALGVTVAGNEDLIDSVLQGKVEFDIAIATTGMMKKMGKVAKVLGPKGLMPNPKAGTVGDDLIAIAKELMAGRFEFKNDKQGNVHSLAGKLSFGNKKLKENIEFFVKTVKGSRPAGLKGSASFIKSVYVCNAMGPGIKLDISNI
- a CDS encoding sugar phosphate nucleotidyltransferase, giving the protein MKAIILAAGKGTRLKPITDTIPKVMVQVEGKPLLEYNLEHLVPYVDEFVIVVKYKKEVIENYFGNNFHGIPIRYHEQADAAGTGAALWGIDITGDCFIVTSDQIFNQKDIDNLAQSDGYGALARKVAHPEKYGIFHTDESGNILDIIEKPTEYIGNLASVLYFKVNSEVIRDARNIPISERGEYELIAPIQNFAKNHSFKIFSLQYPFIDITSTEDLEKANLHLLNLERPEFGKSIFLENIGEYALHVGIPQKAIQPIMDYTNDDSDEALKINTGDRKRFSSREKFESWYYDTGRYVFSLLEKDGSIAGIWFGRPSEPPEFGEVENIELAETIEKNSDKIHTGGIRLYPNARGKGLATPLITRSTFYYRNIYPDAYMSIDIDEENIPSQKAYLRSGYLYVGLGENRKTIDKNPRKRRVYLELPNN